The following are encoded in a window of Bordetella genomosp. 10 genomic DNA:
- a CDS encoding Bug family tripartite tricarboxylate transporter substrate binding protein has translation MLRAAVLLGALAAARTGVAGDFPVKPIRLIVPAPPGGGTDAMARLVANALAESVKWNVIAENRPGGGGNIGFDQAFRSPPDGYTLALGESSNMIVNEFLYQRIPYDIEKDMQPIALLAKVPLVLIVAAGGPYTSVEKLVAASRKRTISFASSGNGTLAHLVGELWKSKAGLDMLHVPYRGAAPALTDLIGGQVDMFFASVPVALPMIQGGKVRALAVTAPARLSTLKDVPTMAQAGYAGMDASVVFGLVGPAGIPDGVAGEINAQVNKAMQSPAATKQLLVMGVDRAPGTFGGDPGSFAALLREERAKWAPVVKASGAKVD, from the coding sequence GTGCTGCGCGCCGCCGTCCTGCTCGGCGCGCTGGCCGCGGCCAGGACCGGCGTGGCCGGGGATTTTCCCGTCAAGCCCATCCGGCTCATCGTGCCGGCGCCGCCCGGCGGCGGCACGGACGCCATGGCGCGGCTGGTGGCCAATGCGCTGGCCGAATCCGTCAAATGGAACGTCATCGCCGAAAACCGCCCCGGCGGCGGGGGCAACATCGGGTTCGACCAGGCTTTTCGCTCGCCGCCAGATGGCTACACGCTGGCCCTGGGCGAGTCCAGCAACATGATCGTCAACGAGTTCCTCTATCAACGAATCCCCTACGACATCGAGAAGGACATGCAGCCCATCGCGCTGCTGGCCAAGGTGCCGCTGGTGTTGATCGTCGCCGCCGGCGGGCCGTACACCAGCGTCGAAAAGCTCGTGGCCGCGAGCCGGAAAAGAACGATTTCGTTCGCTTCCTCCGGCAACGGCACCCTGGCGCATCTGGTCGGCGAGCTGTGGAAAAGCAAGGCCGGCCTCGACATGCTGCACGTCCCTTACCGCGGCGCGGCGCCCGCATTGACGGACCTGATCGGCGGCCAGGTCGACATGTTCTTTGCCTCGGTGCCGGTGGCGTTGCCGATGATACAGGGCGGCAAGGTGCGCGCCCTGGCGGTGACGGCGCCCGCGCGCCTGAGCACGCTCAAGGATGTGCCGACCATGGCGCAAGCCGGCTACGCGGGCATGGACGCGAGCGTCGTATTCGGCCTGGTCGGGCCGGCCGGCATCCCCGACGGCGTCGCCGGCGAGATCAATGCCCAGGTGAACAAGGCGATGCAAAGCCCCGCGGCGACGAAGCAGCTCCTGGTCATGGGCGTGGACCGCGCGCCCGGCACGTTCGGCGGCGATCCCGGCTCCTTTGCGGCCTTGCTGCGCGAAGAACGCGCCAAATGGGCGCCCGTCGTCAAGGCTTCGGGCGCCAAGGTGGACTAG
- a CDS encoding LysR family transcriptional regulator: MDLADLRTFEAVARHGSMNKAAAELHTVQSNVTARIRALEDELGLPLFQRHARGVAMTPAGQRVLPYAGRIARLLAEAGMAARDDGRPQGALTLGALETTTALRLSPALTAYARAYPDVRLVMSTATTAQLVQDVIDYRYDGAFVAGPVHHPGLHATPVFIEELVLVACPALKSLKDLPGLSELRTIVFQAGCSYRQRLEAFLAERGIVATQPLEFGSLDTIVSCVSAGVGVTMLPRGVVAEAAKAGRVSLHRLPAQQARVETLFVRRQDAYVSSALTAFLDILRVLHKRPAPRAAKSARVQPRALPAR; the protein is encoded by the coding sequence ATGGATCTAGCCGACCTCAGAACGTTCGAAGCCGTCGCGCGGCACGGCAGCATGAACAAGGCCGCGGCCGAGCTGCACACCGTCCAGTCCAACGTCACCGCGAGAATCCGCGCCCTGGAGGACGAATTGGGGCTGCCCTTGTTCCAGCGGCATGCGCGCGGCGTGGCCATGACGCCGGCCGGCCAGCGCGTGCTGCCCTACGCGGGACGCATCGCCCGGCTGCTGGCGGAAGCCGGCATGGCGGCGCGCGACGACGGCCGGCCGCAAGGCGCCCTGACGCTGGGCGCGCTGGAGACGACCACCGCCCTGCGCCTGTCGCCCGCCTTGACGGCCTACGCCCGCGCCTATCCCGACGTGCGCTTGGTCATGAGCACGGCCACCACCGCGCAGCTCGTGCAGGACGTCATCGACTACCGCTACGACGGCGCCTTCGTCGCCGGCCCGGTCCACCATCCCGGCCTGCACGCGACGCCGGTCTTCATCGAGGAACTGGTCCTGGTCGCCTGCCCGGCGTTGAAGTCCCTGAAAGACCTGCCCGGCCTGTCCGAACTGCGGACCATCGTATTCCAGGCGGGCTGTTCCTACCGCCAGCGGCTGGAAGCGTTTCTCGCGGAAAGAGGCATCGTGGCGACGCAGCCGCTGGAATTCGGATCGCTCGACACGATCGTGAGCTGCGTGTCGGCCGGCGTGGGCGTGACGATGCTGCCGCGCGGCGTGGTGGCGGAGGCCGCCAAGGCGGGACGCGTCAGCCTGCACCGGCTGCCCGCGCAACAGGCCAGGGTGGAGACGCTGTTCGTGCGGCGCCAGGACGCCTATGTCTCCAGCGCGTTGACGGCCTTCCTGGACATCCTGCGCGTGCTGCACAAGCGGCCCGCGCCGCGGGCCGCCAAGTCGGCGCGCGTTCAGCCTCGCGCGCTGCCGGCGCGCTAG
- a CDS encoding YbfB/YjiJ family MFS transporter: MDGSTTSSPARAGHEEAGRDGTARNGAARNGAAQNEAARNEVGRGEARHPAAPSVAWGIVSGFSASLVGIGLARFAYTPLLPAIVDAHWFAPSVAAYLGAANLAGYLAGALAGRPLAARASNAVVLRAMMALASAAFFACAYPVSFAWFFAWRFLAGLAGGALMVLAAPAVLPLAPPSRRGLAGGIIFTGVGVGIALSGTLVPLWLRHGLGATWLGLGGLSLLLTAIAWKGWPAGDTRPAGPAAPVHRHAPAPPGRTLRALYAEYALNAAGWVPHMIFLVDFVAHGLGKGLQAGAAYWVLFGIGATVGPVLAGLLADKVGFAWALRLAFVLETFAVLAPALGWGEAWLVASSVVVGAFVTGTVPLVLGRVHELLAHHPARQGPAWRTATVGFALFQAVAAYGLSFLFSSNGHDYAQLFYLGAAAMALALLIDLTVAVGARGETRRAA, translated from the coding sequence ATGGATGGGTCGACGACATCGAGCCCGGCGAGGGCGGGACACGAGGAAGCGGGGCGCGACGGGACGGCACGCAACGGGGCTGCGCGCAATGGAGCAGCGCAGAACGAAGCAGCCCGGAACGAAGTTGGGCGCGGCGAGGCCAGGCACCCCGCCGCGCCAAGCGTCGCCTGGGGCATCGTCAGCGGCTTCAGCGCCAGCCTGGTCGGCATCGGTCTGGCGCGCTTCGCCTATACGCCCTTGCTGCCGGCCATCGTCGACGCGCACTGGTTCGCGCCGTCGGTGGCCGCGTACCTGGGCGCGGCCAATTTGGCGGGCTATCTGGCCGGCGCCCTGGCGGGCCGGCCCCTGGCGGCCCGCGCGTCGAACGCCGTCGTCCTGCGCGCCATGATGGCGCTGGCGTCCGCCGCTTTCTTCGCCTGCGCCTATCCGGTGTCCTTCGCCTGGTTCTTCGCGTGGCGCTTTCTCGCCGGCCTGGCGGGCGGCGCTCTCATGGTGCTGGCCGCGCCCGCCGTGCTGCCGTTGGCGCCACCCTCACGGCGCGGGCTGGCGGGCGGGATCATCTTCACGGGCGTGGGGGTGGGCATCGCGCTGTCCGGCACGCTGGTGCCGCTGTGGCTGCGGCACGGGCTGGGCGCGACGTGGCTGGGCCTGGGCGGCTTGTCCCTGTTGCTGACGGCGATCGCCTGGAAGGGCTGGCCGGCGGGCGACACCCGTCCGGCCGGGCCGGCGGCGCCGGTCCATCGCCACGCCCCGGCGCCGCCGGGACGGACCTTGCGCGCCCTGTATGCCGAGTACGCGCTGAATGCCGCCGGCTGGGTGCCGCACATGATCTTTCTGGTCGACTTCGTCGCGCACGGCCTGGGCAAGGGCTTGCAGGCGGGCGCGGCGTACTGGGTGCTGTTCGGCATCGGCGCGACGGTGGGACCGGTATTGGCGGGACTGCTCGCCGACAAGGTGGGATTCGCCTGGGCCTTGCGCCTGGCCTTCGTGCTGGAGACGTTCGCGGTGCTCGCGCCCGCCCTGGGCTGGGGCGAAGCTTGGCTGGTTGCCTCCAGCGTGGTGGTGGGGGCCTTCGTCACCGGCACCGTTCCACTGGTCCTGGGGCGCGTGCATGAACTGCTGGCGCATCATCCCGCGCGGCAAGGGCCGGCCTGGCGGACGGCGACGGTGGGCTTCGCGCTCTTCCAGGCCGTGGCCGCGTATGGGCTTTCCTTCCTCTTTTCCAGCAACGGCCACGACTACGCGCAGTTGTTCTATCTCGGCGCCGCCGCCATGGCGCTGGCCTTGCTGATCGACCTCACGGTGGCCGTGGGCGCACGCGGCGAAACGCGCCGCGCGGCTTGA
- a CDS encoding HAD-IA family hydrolase, translating to MKALILFDFDGTLADTAPDLAAAANLQRTRRGLEPMPFEILRPVASQGARGLLRVALGMLPDHPEFEATRTQFLADYAASSTVHSQLFPGIAELLRDIEARGHAWGIVTNKVTYLAEPVVVHLGLAQSMAVLVCGDTVGRAKPYPDPLLHAAKTAGYTPDRCVYVGDDLRDVQAAHAAGMPAIAAAYGYLGGDEDVTLWEADAMADHPRELWAAIAGVLPGVAN from the coding sequence ATGAAGGCGCTGATTCTTTTCGACTTCGACGGCACGCTGGCCGACACGGCGCCCGACCTGGCGGCCGCGGCCAATCTGCAACGCACCCGGCGCGGGCTGGAACCGATGCCCTTCGAGATCCTGCGCCCCGTGGCCTCGCAGGGCGCGCGCGGCCTGCTGCGCGTGGCCTTGGGCATGTTGCCGGACCATCCCGAATTCGAGGCGACGCGGACCCAGTTCCTGGCGGACTACGCCGCCAGTTCGACCGTGCACAGCCAACTGTTTCCCGGCATCGCGGAATTGCTGCGCGACATCGAGGCGCGCGGCCACGCCTGGGGCATCGTCACCAACAAGGTGACCTATCTGGCCGAACCGGTGGTGGTCCACCTGGGGCTGGCGCAATCCATGGCCGTGCTGGTCTGCGGCGATACCGTCGGCCGCGCCAAGCCCTACCCCGATCCCCTGCTGCACGCCGCCAAGACCGCCGGCTACACGCCGGACCGCTGCGTCTACGTCGGCGACGACCTGCGCGACGTGCAGGCCGCGCACGCCGCCGGCATGCCCGCCATCGCCGCCGCCTACGGTTATCTGGGCGGGGACGAAGACGTCACGCTGTGGGAAGCCGACGCAATGGCCGACCACCCGCGGGAGCTGTGGGCGGCCATCGCGGGCGTGCTGCCCGGCGTGGCGAACTAG
- the ubiG gene encoding bifunctional 2-polyprenyl-6-hydroxyphenol methylase/3-demethylubiquinol 3-O-methyltransferase UbiG: protein MSTSTESHVNVDQAELAKFSALAARWWDPDSEFAPLHAINPLRLGWIQEIAGSLAGKQVLDVGCGGGILAESMAAAGATVTGIDLAEKSLKVARLHGLESGVKVEYRAVPVEDLAREQPERYDVVTCMEMLEHVPDPASIVRACAELAKPGGWVFFSTLNRNPKSFLYAIVGAEHVLRLLPRGTHSYESFIKPSELAAAVRQSGLTAVRMSGMQYNPFTKAYGLSGDTSVNYLMATRK, encoded by the coding sequence ATGAGCACCTCTACTGAATCCCACGTGAATGTCGACCAGGCCGAATTGGCCAAATTCAGCGCCCTGGCGGCGCGCTGGTGGGATCCGGACAGCGAATTCGCGCCGCTGCACGCCATCAATCCCCTGCGCCTGGGCTGGATCCAGGAGATCGCCGGCAGCCTGGCCGGCAAGCAGGTGCTCGATGTGGGCTGCGGCGGCGGCATCCTGGCCGAAAGCATGGCGGCTGCCGGCGCGACGGTAACCGGCATCGATCTTGCTGAAAAATCGCTGAAAGTGGCGCGATTGCACGGGCTGGAGTCCGGCGTGAAGGTGGAGTACCGCGCCGTGCCGGTGGAAGATCTGGCGCGCGAACAGCCCGAGCGTTACGACGTCGTGACCTGCATGGAAATGCTGGAACACGTGCCGGATCCGGCGTCCATCGTGCGCGCCTGCGCCGAGCTGGCCAAACCCGGCGGTTGGGTATTTTTTTCCACATTGAACCGCAATCCCAAGTCCTTCCTCTACGCCATCGTCGGCGCCGAGCACGTCCTGCGGCTGCTGCCGCGCGGGACGCACAGCTATGAAAGTTTCATCAAGCCCAGCGAGCTGGCGGCGGCGGTGCGGCAGTCCGGCCTGACCGCCGTGCGCATGTCCGGGATGCAATACAACCCGTTCACCAAGGCCTACGGGCTGTCCGGCGACACCTCGGTCAACTACCTGATGGCGACCCGCAAATGA
- the ompA gene encoding outer membrane protein OmpA, with translation MNKPSKFALALAFAAVTASGAASAQTVDNWRNPFGDVWKNGTNELCWRDAFWTPATGIPGCDGVPVAQAAKPAAPTPMASKVVFNADTFFDFDKATLKPEGRQLLDQVATQARSIDLETIIAVGHTDSIGTVAYNQKLSERRAAAVKSYLVSKGIDPNRIYTEGKGKSQPVATNKTKEGRAQNRRVEIEIVGTRK, from the coding sequence ATGAACAAACCCTCCAAATTCGCTCTGGCGCTTGCCTTTGCCGCCGTCACGGCCTCCGGTGCAGCCTCGGCCCAGACCGTGGACAACTGGCGCAATCCTTTCGGCGACGTCTGGAAGAACGGCACGAACGAACTGTGCTGGCGCGATGCGTTCTGGACCCCCGCGACCGGCATCCCCGGTTGTGATGGCGTGCCGGTCGCCCAAGCTGCCAAGCCGGCCGCTCCGACCCCGATGGCGAGCAAGGTTGTTTTCAACGCCGACACCTTCTTCGATTTCGACAAGGCGACGCTGAAGCCGGAAGGCCGTCAGCTCCTGGATCAGGTGGCTACGCAAGCTCGCAGCATCGATCTGGAAACCATCATTGCCGTGGGCCACACCGACTCGATCGGTACCGTTGCCTACAACCAGAAGCTGTCCGAGCGCCGCGCCGCCGCGGTCAAGTCGTACCTGGTCAGCAAGGGCATCGATCCCAACCGTATCTACACGGAAGGCAAGGGCAAGAGCCAGCCCGTGGCGACGAACAAGACCAAGGAAGGTCGTGCTCAGAACCGCCGCGTGGAGATCGAAATCGTCGGTACCCGCAAGTAA